In Deferribacter desulfuricans SSM1, the following are encoded in one genomic region:
- the groES gene encoding co-chaperone GroES — protein sequence MANIKPLQDRVLVKRIEVEEKTESGIIIPDTAREKSQEGEVIAVGPGKVLENGTKIELTVKPGDRILFSKYAGTEVKIDGEEYLIMREDDILGIIQK from the coding sequence ATGGCTAACATTAAACCTCTTCAGGACAGAGTTCTTGTAAAAAGGATTGAAGTTGAGGAGAAAACAGAGTCTGGAATTATTATACCTGACACTGCAAGAGAAAAATCTCAAGAAGGTGAAGTAATTGCTGTTGGTCCAGGTAAAGTATTAGAAAATGGTACTAAAATTGAATTAACAGTAAAACCTGGTGACAGAATATTGTTTAGCAAATATGCTGGTACTGAAGTTAAAATCGATGGTGAAGAATATCTGATTATGAGAGAAGACGATATTCTTGGTATTATTCAGAAATAA